TTGGGTTGTCTACTAGGGGTTTGCCTACGAATATTTTTTCGTGGTGGGTGCCTTTTAGGCCTTCTTCTGCCATTAGCAGTTCTTCGTATAGTTTTTCTCCCGGTCTTAGGCCGGTGAATTGGATTTCTATGTCTTTATCTGGCTCTAGACCTGATAGTTTAATTAGGTCTTGTGCTAAGTCGGTTATTTTTACTGGCTCTCCCATGTCTAGGACAAAGATTTCTCCACCTTCTGCCATTGAGCCTGCTTGGATTACTAGCTGCACTGCTTCTGGTATGGTCATGAAGAATCTTGTTATTTCTGGGTGAGTTACTGTTAGGGGGCCGCCTTGTGCTATTTGATTTTTAAATAGCGGTATTACGCTGCCGTTACTTCCTAGTACGTTTCCAAATCTTACAGCTACAAAGTCAGTTTCGCTTTGTTTGTCCATAGATTGGATGATCTTTTCTGCTAAGCGTTTTGTGGCTCCCATTATGTTTGTCGGGTTTACTGCTTTGTCGGTGGATATAAGCACAAATCGCTTGACATTGTGCTTATCGGCCATCTGCGCTGTGTTTAGCGTGCCAAATACGTTGTTTTTTACTGCCTCTAAAGGACTTTTTTCCATTAAAGGTACGTGCTTGTGGGCCGCTGCGTGAAATACAACGCTTGGCTTGTATGTTTCAAAGATTTCATCCATTCTAGAAACTTCTCTTACTGAGGCGATTATTGCCTCAAGATCGATGGCTTGGCCGTATTTTCGAATTAGCTCTTGTTGAATCTCATAAGCGTTGTTTTCATAATTATCGACAATGACAAGTTTTGTGGGGTTATATTTTAGAACTTGACGGCAAAGCTCTGAGCCTATGGAGCCTCCTCCTCCTGTGATTAAAACTGTTTTGTTTTCTATGTATTGGGTGATATCGCCTAAGTTAACTTCTACCGGTTCACGTCCCAAAAGATCTTCTATTTGCACATCTCGAATTTGTTTGATGTCGATTTTCCCATCGATTAATTCGTACATGCCTGGAAGTGTCTTAACTTTGCAGTTGGTTTGTTTACATATATTTAAAATTTGCCGTGTTTCTCTGCGGCTTACCGATGGCATTGCTATTATTATTTCATCAACTTTGTATTCTTTAGCAGCTTTTATGATGTTTTCCCTTCCACCTACTATAGGTACTCCGTGCATCCTTCTATGGTGCTTACAGTAATCATCGTCTATTACGGCAACAGGATATTTATATGTATCTGGCGCTTGAAACATTTCCTTTATAATTATCTGACCTGCTTGGCCTCCTCCAATTAT
This genomic interval from Proteinivorax tanatarense contains the following:
- a CDS encoding polysaccharide biosynthesis protein, translating into MLIEKTLALLNNLTAKFRKTVLFFSDTILINIALSISIFTTYKANPLVIYDRYLLFAFITTVCMLLSFSYYRLYSSLWRYASIEELMLIVKGVTIGTMIIFIGHTIIGPGDHVRMFFAFYSYNLLSVGGSRLAYRVLRRAKMGVMNSKNCRSRVMIIGGGQAGQIIIKEMFQAPDTYKYPVAVIDDDYCKHHRRMHGVPIVGGRENIIKAAKEYKVDEIIIAMPSVSRRETRQILNICKQTNCKVKTLPGMYELIDGKIDIKQIRDVQIEDLLGREPVEVNLGDITQYIENKTVLITGGGGSIGSELCRQVLKYNPTKLVIVDNYENNAYEIQQELIRKYGQAIDLEAIIASVREVSRMDEIFETYKPSVVFHAAAHKHVPLMEKSPLEAVKNNVFGTLNTAQMADKHNVKRFVLISTDKAVNPTNIMGATKRLAEKIIQSMDKQSETDFVAVRFGNVLGSNGSVIPLFKNQIAQGGPLTVTHPEITRFFMTIPEAVQLVIQAGSMAEGGEIFVLDMGEPVKITDLAQDLIKLSGLEPDKDIEIQFTGLRPGEKLYEELLMAEEGLKGTHHEKIFVGKPLVDNPKEVLESLKYLEKLVEKGEDLSTIEAMKKLVPTYRQTG